Proteins encoded together in one Camelina sativa cultivar DH55 chromosome 9, Cs, whole genome shotgun sequence window:
- the LOC104715147 gene encoding mitogen-activated protein kinase kinase kinase 2-like, translating into MKAYIDNSLEIASNKRKRIVTAPPINKTGSESRLQIISRRTFEAAVYKLSRSFEVVTPPTTPSDQVGSSLEVISRKAFEATVSKCPKTVKSPDGSIWIRCHSLGEGAHGFVYLAKLNNDVDTNGLPPKMVIKCSPITFSSSLSDEERILKSLSSPYVILCYGSRITMTKPPANGSDYNLILEYCSGGSIADFLKFRGKPMVESDVQLLSTKILKGITYIHSKKIIHCDIKPGNILLTPQPNSCMPNCFEPKIADFGLALRKSSVEYGDGSGHKRGTLLYMSPEVLREGFLDYAADIWSFGCIVLEMLTGKKPWSEFRVLDRKKLEDVIAHSSFKPSIPSTLSADAQDFLHKCLDINPFTRFDSTALLNHKFLSTTVHDVVVKEE; encoded by the coding sequence ATGAAAGCCTATATTGACAACTCTTTGGAGATCGCatccaataaaagaaaaagaattgtcACGGCACCACCAATAAATAAAACTGGAAGTGAAAGCAGGCTACAGATCATTAGTCGAAGAACATTTGAAGCTGCCGTTTACAAACTATCGAGGAGTTTTGAAGTTGTTACTCCTCCGACAACCCCTTCTGATCAAGTTGGTAGCAGCCTAGAGGTCATAAGTCGTAAAGCATTTGAAGCCACTGTCTCCAAATGCCCAAAAACAGTTAAATCTCCTGATGGTTCTATATGGATACGTTGTCACTCCCTTGGCGAAGGCGCTCATGGTTTTGTTTACTTAGCCAAGCTAAACAACGATGTAGACACTAATGGTTTGCCTCCAAAGATGGTCATCAAATGCTCACCGATTACATTTTCATCAAGCCTTTCTGATGAGGAACGAATCCTCAAAAGTCTTTCATCTCCATATGTTATTTTATGCTATGGTAGCAGAATAACGATGACAAAACCTCCAGCAAACGGAAGCGACTACAATTTGATTCTTGAATACTGTTCCGGAGGAAGTATTGCAGACTTTCTCAAGTTTAGAGGTAAGCCGATGGTGGAGAGCGATGTTCAGCTATTGTCTACAAAGATCCTCAAAGGTATCACCTACATACACTCAAAGAAGATTATACATTGTGATATTAAGCCTGGTAACATTTTACTTACGCCTCAACCAAACAGTTGTATGCCTAATTGTTTTGAACCAAAGATTGCCGATTTTGGTTTAGCGTTAAGAAAGAGTTCAGTTGAGTATGGAGATGGTAGTGGTCATAAAAGAGGAACATTATTGTACATGTCACCTGAAGTTTTAAGAGAAGGTTTTTTGGATTATGCTGCTGATATCTGGTCATTTGGATGCATTGTGTTGGAGATGTTAACTGGGAAGAAGCCTTGGAGTGAATTTCGGGTTTTAGACAGAAAGAAACTGGAAGATGTCATCGCCCATAGCAGTTTCAAACCCTCAATACCTTCTACGTTATCTGCAGATGCACAAGATTTTCTACACAAATGTTTGGATATAAATCCCTTCACAAGGTTTGACTCTACAGCTTTGTTGAACCACAAATTTCTATCAACAACTGTACATGATGTTGTtgtcaaagaagagtga
- the LOC104710798 gene encoding replication protein A 70 kDa DNA-binding subunit C isoform X3 yields MEDPSSNSKDMELFSKRKTWSYLGLEAILVDAKGDRIQAPVKNTLVRKFKKEMVEGRFCEIMNFEVRDNLGDYKGTVHPYKINFMFTTWVKPSDEIPRISRFNCYPFSEISTLSNVDDAFFDIIGEIVAMSQITQKECFGQQSKLLDIQLRDLSGTIMDYTLWENQAEDVHSYVTKKAAGPIIPLGSLMRTKKFNGIVSVQNSRFSTKLFLDGDLSEIAEFIMQLGNRDSNDVITVSPLMKPDLSNKVENSFPLSRKKLALLLQEYWNFERKLIGTMLAAHIV; encoded by the exons ATGGAAGATCCGAGTTCTAATAGCAAGGACATGGaattattttccaaaagaaaaacatggaGTTATTTGGGTCTTGAAGCAATTCTTGTGGATGCAAAG gGAGATCGAATTCAAGCACCTGTGAAGAACACATTAGTTCGAAAGTTCAAAAAAGAAATGGTGGAAGGAAGGTTTTGTGAGATCATGAATTTTGAAGTTCGTGATAACCTTGGTGACTACAAGGGAACTGTACATCCTTACAAGATTAATTTCATGTTTACTACATGGGTGAAGCCCTCTGATGAGATCCCAAGAATATCGCGGTTCAATTGTTATCCATTTTCAGAGATTTCAACACTATCTAATGTCGACGATGCATTCTTTG ATATTATTGGAGAAATTGTTGCTATGAGTCAGATTACTCAGAAAGAATGTTTTGGACAACAGTCTAAGTTGTTGGATATTCAACTAAGAGATTTAAG TGGGACTATCATGGACTATACTTTATGGGAGAATCAAGCTGAAGATGTACATTCTTACGTTACCAAAAAAGCTGCAGGTCCTATAATACCACTGGGGAGTCTTATGAGGACCAAAAAATTTAATG GTATAGTATCTGTTCAAAATTCTAGATTCTCTACGAAGTTGTTCCTTGATGGAGACCTATCTGAGATTGCTGAATTTATAATGCA GCTGGGTAATAGGGATTCTAATGATGTTATAACAGTTTCTCCACTAATGAAACCTGATCTTAGCAACAAAGTTGAAAATTCGTTCCCATTAAGTAG GAAAAAACTTGCGTTACTTTTGCAAGAATACTGGAATTTCGAAAGGAAATTGATTGGTACTATGTTGGCTGCACACATTGTTTAA
- the LOC104710798 gene encoding replication protein A 70 kDa DNA-binding subunit C isoform X2 codes for MEDPSSNSKDMELFSKRKTWSYLGLEAILVDAKGDRIQAPVKNTLVRKFKKEMVEGRFCEIMNFEVRDNLGDYKGTVHPYKINFMFTTWVKPSDEIPRISRFNCYPFSEISTLSNVDDAFFDIIGEIVAMSQITQKECFGQQSKLLDIQLRDLSGTIMDYTLWENQAEDVHSYVTKKAAGPIIPLGSLMRTKKFNVSVQNSRFSTKLFLDGDLSEIAEFIMQLGNRDSNDVITVSPLMKPDLSNKVENSFPLSRWESIDQITKTSQEKTCVTFARILEFRKEIDWYYVGCTHCLKTAMPYFNPETEECDLNKY; via the exons ATGGAAGATCCGAGTTCTAATAGCAAGGACATGGaattattttccaaaagaaaaacatggaGTTATTTGGGTCTTGAAGCAATTCTTGTGGATGCAAAG gGAGATCGAATTCAAGCACCTGTGAAGAACACATTAGTTCGAAAGTTCAAAAAAGAAATGGTGGAAGGAAGGTTTTGTGAGATCATGAATTTTGAAGTTCGTGATAACCTTGGTGACTACAAGGGAACTGTACATCCTTACAAGATTAATTTCATGTTTACTACATGGGTGAAGCCCTCTGATGAGATCCCAAGAATATCGCGGTTCAATTGTTATCCATTTTCAGAGATTTCAACACTATCTAATGTCGACGATGCATTCTTTG ATATTATTGGAGAAATTGTTGCTATGAGTCAGATTACTCAGAAAGAATGTTTTGGACAACAGTCTAAGTTGTTGGATATTCAACTAAGAGATTTAAG TGGGACTATCATGGACTATACTTTATGGGAGAATCAAGCTGAAGATGTACATTCTTACGTTACCAAAAAAGCTGCAGGTCCTATAATACCACTGGGGAGTCTTATGAGGACCAAAAAATTTAATG TATCTGTTCAAAATTCTAGATTCTCTACGAAGTTGTTCCTTGATGGAGACCTATCTGAGATTGCTGAATTTATAATGCA GCTGGGTAATAGGGATTCTAATGATGTTATAACAGTTTCTCCACTAATGAAACCTGATCTTAGCAACAAAGTTGAAAATTCGTTCCCATTAAGTAGGTGGGAATCTATTGATCAGATTACTAAAACTTCTCAg GAAAAAACTTGCGTTACTTTTGCAAGAATACTGGAATTTCGAAAGGAAATTGATTGGTACTATGTTGGCTGCACACATTGTTTAAAGACTGCCATGCCCTATTTTAACccagaaacagaggaatgtGACCTCAATAAGTATTGA
- the LOC104710798 gene encoding replication protein A 70 kDa DNA-binding subunit C isoform X1 produces the protein MEDPSSNSKDMELFSKRKTWSYLGLEAILVDAKGDRIQAPVKNTLVRKFKKEMVEGRFCEIMNFEVRDNLGDYKGTVHPYKINFMFTTWVKPSDEIPRISRFNCYPFSEISTLSNVDDAFFDIIGEIVAMSQITQKECFGQQSKLLDIQLRDLSGTIMDYTLWENQAEDVHSYVTKKAAGPIIPLGSLMRTKKFNGIVSVQNSRFSTKLFLDGDLSEIAEFIMQLGNRDSNDVITVSPLMKPDLSNKVENSFPLSRWESIDQITKTSQEKTCVTFARILEFRKEIDWYYVGCTHCLKTAMPYFNPETEECDLNKY, from the exons ATGGAAGATCCGAGTTCTAATAGCAAGGACATGGaattattttccaaaagaaaaacatggaGTTATTTGGGTCTTGAAGCAATTCTTGTGGATGCAAAG gGAGATCGAATTCAAGCACCTGTGAAGAACACATTAGTTCGAAAGTTCAAAAAAGAAATGGTGGAAGGAAGGTTTTGTGAGATCATGAATTTTGAAGTTCGTGATAACCTTGGTGACTACAAGGGAACTGTACATCCTTACAAGATTAATTTCATGTTTACTACATGGGTGAAGCCCTCTGATGAGATCCCAAGAATATCGCGGTTCAATTGTTATCCATTTTCAGAGATTTCAACACTATCTAATGTCGACGATGCATTCTTTG ATATTATTGGAGAAATTGTTGCTATGAGTCAGATTACTCAGAAAGAATGTTTTGGACAACAGTCTAAGTTGTTGGATATTCAACTAAGAGATTTAAG TGGGACTATCATGGACTATACTTTATGGGAGAATCAAGCTGAAGATGTACATTCTTACGTTACCAAAAAAGCTGCAGGTCCTATAATACCACTGGGGAGTCTTATGAGGACCAAAAAATTTAATG GTATAGTATCTGTTCAAAATTCTAGATTCTCTACGAAGTTGTTCCTTGATGGAGACCTATCTGAGATTGCTGAATTTATAATGCA GCTGGGTAATAGGGATTCTAATGATGTTATAACAGTTTCTCCACTAATGAAACCTGATCTTAGCAACAAAGTTGAAAATTCGTTCCCATTAAGTAGGTGGGAATCTATTGATCAGATTACTAAAACTTCTCAg GAAAAAACTTGCGTTACTTTTGCAAGAATACTGGAATTTCGAAAGGAAATTGATTGGTACTATGTTGGCTGCACACATTGTTTAAAGACTGCCATGCCCTATTTTAACccagaaacagaggaatgtGACCTCAATAAGTATTGA